caggcaaactgtggaattagtttttgttttcgtctatatttaatactcaatgcatatgccgcaagattcgatgtgacagtgaGGGGGTGTTTGAGAATGCTCCGCTctatgttttttagccaaacggtttcagctccacgcatattcgagaaaaaagtgtggagttgtgagagcacctaaaaagATACTCCACAAACTTAGTTTTTCGTGGAGCTGCTCCACGGTGGAGTTAATGGagcagagtttgtggagcagttccAAACACTCCCTGAATCTtgagaaaagtttttggtttttgtgatAAACTAAACAGGAGAAGCATGTGCCCATCACTAACAGGAGAAGCATGTGCCCATCACTCCTGCAATGGCACCGAAGATGAAATATAGAGTACCGATATCCTTGTGGTTAGTGGAGAAGAGCCATCGGACCagatttgtcttttttttttcgttTTGATTTCAAACCTTATCAGAGAGGGGCCACTAAGGCTGGATGGAAAGAGAGGAGTTAGAGAGGAAAATCCACTCCTTACACACTTCCTTTTACCCGGCGGTGAAACCCATCcgaggagactttccgcttgcTGTTTTGGTCCAGCCTGAGTTGCCATAACTTCTACAGTGATTTAGTTTCGAATTTAATATAGTTGAAAGTTTTGTTTGGCTGTATCAGATGGCTCCACAGTTCACACTAAGATCCTAACCACCAAATGGCCAGTATATATATGATCATAAATCAAATCAGTGCTCCGGAACAACATAGTTGCATAATCGTcgcaaaataataatatatggGTAAACAAAGGAAATAAACCTCTGGTTTTTAGGGGCTTTTAACAGTCTTGATGTGCTGCTAATAGCTACTGCTGCAATCTGCtttcttagggcactcacaatgcagactctatcatagagtttaaagttatttattatctcgaataatgtggacttagagtctagtGGACTCTTATTTttcctacctctttcttcaataaatatgttgccacatcagcaaaatactataaataatatgtaactaattgtcttggactatgTGATAGAgttttgcattgtgagtgcccttatcagctatgaattttatcgtATCCGATCCTATTGGCATATTCAGAACATTGGACGGGGTGCAGGCAGGTGGTCAAACAGGATGCAGTCCTGCTGACTTCAGATCAATAGCCAGCCAGGCGCGGATCTGTGACATGGGGAAGGCTGCTTCGAGCCCCCAGACCTCTGCAACCGCAACCAGCCTGCATATTTCACACAAACACTTTGATTTAAAAGAGAATTGTTCAGACACGATCACATCACCAGGGGCATCAAATTTGAGTGTCAACAAGCACAAAGTAAGCAGCAACCATGCATTGCAATGCGCAATTACTAGTGGCAACTTCCTTCTTTAACTAGTTTGATCAACAGAGAGTACATTAATGAAAAGTGCCTTACCACTTGTGCAGCAAAAGGCAGCATCCTCTCTGGTGGCATGCCAGTGCATAAACCTAGTCCAAAAGAACAAAACAATTAGTCCACATAGTAAAGATTTCAAAACTGACTCAGTAATCAAATTTGTAACTAAACAAAGTGCTTCTGGTTGAGACCACAAATAAACAACAATCAGATGCAAGCAGGTCACGTACTGTATTTGTTTTGGTATTTTAGTCCTCAGTAGTTACAGGTTAATGAAAAGAGCATTATGTAACCAGAACTTCAACAACTTGATACCGATCATTACATCGACATAACACAGGAAATTAATTGCTTTGCTTGACACATCTGATTTCAGAAAAGGAAGTTGACTAGCTTCACCAACAAAATAGAAGCAATAAACAGAAGAACCAATTTTTGCAGTCATATGTGTCATTGAAAAGGAAACATCGCACACTGACCATATAGAACTGCTCCAATGAATGCATCTCCTGCACCAGTTGTATCTACGAGTTCGCCAGGTGGTATAACTTCAGCTGTACCTAGAAGTAACCTACCACTTATCGACCCTACTCCATCCGTGCTTATTCTCAAATTTGACTGAAAACAGACAGAAAAATAAAGAAATGGATTAGAAAAATACTATTCAAAAGTGGGAGCATAATGAGTCATGTACAGATTGCCACTGATATACTCCATAAATGTGCTAGTCTAGAAGCAGAGATTTTGACGTGTGTGCTGCCCCATATTtcaattttaattttcaaaccAAAAAGTGTACTGCAGCTCCTACACTGTGATTATATTTGTACATATAGTCCAAGATGATAGAAGAATATACCTATGTGTGGAAATACACCCAGCCCATGTGCATTATAAGGCATCATACCTTGGAAGCAATGCATTTTGGAATAGTAGAACTCTGGTCAACTTTCTTCTCTAGTGATTCAAATAAAGCCTCTGCATCTATTTCCCCTGCCTCAGAAGCATCTGCAACATGTTTTATttccaaaacaaaagaaaaaaataccacTGAATCCTTTGCCAATAGAATACATAATCCTCTGTATACATGCCTTATCTAAAATACTTAGCTAACATTAACACACGGCTATGGTAAACGAACCTGTCGTGCTTCTCTCAAGCATTAAGCAACCTTTCTCCCCCAGAGTTACAATAACAAATTTGATGTTTGGTAACCTTGAAAGCATGGATACTAAAGCAGCAGGTATTGATGAGGCTCCTGTCCAAGCCTACAAATTTAGATCAGGAGGAAAAAATGTAATCACTAATAAAAAAGAACCAGAGAACTGGAAGTGCTAAACATTTGCCAAAGCCTTTAGTGTTCCAAAAGTCCAAAATATCCAGCACAAGAAATTTTGTTGCCAACCACCTGACTTGATTATGCTAATCCAACTATAAGTTACCACACTAAGCTAGACTACAGTAAAGCAAAGCTAGAACACTTTTGCATCACAAAGAATATGACAGCAGGCCATACACCATGAGaagtatataaaaaaaattcttgCCTCAGCCAGAGGAAATGTAACTGGTTTTCATTGCTACTAGGAGAAGCTGGTAAAAACAATGTTTTTATAGTAAAACTTGACAACAGTAAACTGGGCATGTCTTGAGCAGGATTATGCACTTAAGGTCTTCTGCAATCCAACAGCTTACCTGAGGAAACTTTGCGGTGCATACAACATAAGATGCAAAATTAAGAAGCTCGTCCAGCCCTTCCCTCTTTCTTTCAGCATCAATTAAAATAGGGATTTTTCTTTGACTTGCCTGCACTGGATTGTTCCATAAACACAGGTCAGTCTCAGTAGCAGTGCGGAAAGGAGAAAACTAACCATATAAAGGCTTACATGTGACATTAATGCAACAGAAGTTGCAGGCTGACGACATGGAGAAAACAAAAGCAATTTTCCTATTCCGAACCATATCTATGATTTATAAGCTatattttgttttgtttggttCTTGTGCACTAAGAGGGATTGTGCATGGAAGAAATTACCTCTTCTGCAACAAGTAAAGCAGTGTCATGCAATCGTACATCAAAGTAGACGATGTCCACGCCGTCTAAAGCGGATGACAGGTTTGCCTCTGTGAGCTCTTCTGGTACCATGGGCGGAGAACCAGGAGTGTGTATACATGTACGAGTTTTCCTGGAAGTCAAAAGGACATGTTCGAATACAATTCAGCAAGATACTAGTTGGGCTAAAAGACCATCCCTATTCCAGGATAAAATGTAGAGGACGTTCACAAGAGAGGGAGCGTGTCAAATGAACTCACGTCTGCTCATCAACTATTATGTAGGTGAAGGGTGAATTCCCGTTCTCTGACACCTGAAAAAAAACGATGGATACATTGCATTCTTGAGGACAGTGATATTAGCACCGGAGTGATTGGCAGTTTGCCACTGAATCCTTCAGGGATAGCAATTCGCACCAGGATGTAAGATGTGTCGACGCCATCAGATTGGAGCTCGTTGAGGATGCTTCTTCCTTGAGCATCGTTGGCTACCTGATCCGGACGGGATGGATGGATTCTTGTATGCATTAGAGCAAGGTCATGCGTTGACTAGCTGCATCCAGTTCAAGGGAAGGGAGGGGGATCAAGAATGGACCTTGGAAATGATCCTGGGACGGAGGCCGAGGCGCGCAGCTGCGGTGAGCGCGTTGCCAGTGTTGCCGCCCCCCTGCATCTTGAGGGCGAGGCTGCGGATCTTATCGTCGGGGTTGGGGAAGGACGCCACCGTGGCCAGGTAGTCGATGGAGATGCCGCCGCACCCGAGCTGCAGCAGCGCATAGTACATTGCAAACGGGAGAGGATGAGGGGCTGAGACCGAGACGGAACCTATAGCCTTATGGGAAGGAAAGGGAATCAACACCGTACCACGACGGGGCTGGGGGTGCCGGAGGAGGCGGAGGCCATGGCGGCGATGGTACGGCGGCTGCGGCGATGCGGACGAGGAAGCGGAATAACGCTCCTGCCCGCTTGACGGAGAGTGTGGAGAGGAGCGGTGGGCAGCTGCAGCTGCTGGGCGCAGAGCACCATCTCCCCTCCTCTTTCTTGCTGTTGCTGCCGGCCTTCTTGCCAACTCCGGCAAGGCGGATGGGATCGATACTCTCCGATCCACCACCTCTGTGCTGCTCCAACGGCTGTGCGCTCGCCTGCCACTGCAACACTACCCGCCAAAACGAACTGCCTCCATCcaaaaccaaaccaaatccaATGCGATGCAATATGCATTTAGGCAAGGTCGATTGGAGGTGAGCGATGAGCCGATCACCGATGAGAGGACGATGATGGGCGGTGGCCGCTGTcagccaaaaagaaaaaaaaaagaaagtggGCTGGATTGCGGAAGGAAGCAAACAGATCGCCCGCCCACCCGCCCACGTGGCTGGGCCGATCCCAAAGTAGGCCCATACCAGAGTAGGCCTCCTTTCTGACATCGATGCTCAAGTGCATAGACCCCCTTTGGAATGAATGAGAGACACAAGATAACTATATATTTCAATTTCTAAAGAATTTATTTCTTTTAGCAGCCTTTGGTTGATAAGAATATGTCACATGAAAACTAAAGGAAAAAATTATTTTCGCTCTGATTTCATATGCACAAGGAAAATGACAAACAATAGaataatgatgatgataatgGCTGCAGTCCATACCTAATCAAGTTCTCGATTGGTATCTTATTAGGGTAGGATAGCATATTCTTGTGTTTTTGTTCTTAAACAAAGGTTTGTTCTTAAAATTCCTATAgattttttttagtttgttCTTGCACCCACACACATAATTTACAGAAAAATTGTTCTTAAGGTATCATGTCCTGAAGGAAATTTCTGTTTGAATAAAGAAGTAACATGAATTTGTTCTTTAAGAtttctttaatttttttagtttgtTTCTACCCACCCAAACACATAATCTTACACAATTCTTCAGGTTTGCACATGCATTTCTACCATATTGTTGTGTTTGCTCACCTCTGCGTTCCAAAGTGGGATTTAAGTGTATGTACCGGTTAGGCTAGCAACACAAAATTTCATCCTATCGTGAAGGGATTTTCTCATTCAAAATGAGAAATAAAACACCATGTCTCATTactataaatattttttttacttgTGCTTGTGAAGCACAAAGCAGTATCATTCCTCATTCAAAATGAGAAGAAACAAAGCGTGGTGTTTCGTTACGAAATAACATTTTCATGCTTGTGAAATGGAAATAACAAATATTTCTGAAGTCACGTTATGCCATAGCCTTGGAGGATAATTCCAGTATCTCCGAGGGAATATTACGCTTTTGATTCCAGGACCGTTCGCCAGAAAGAAATAATAAGCAAGATGATGAGGTACCAAAGTGAAAGAAGTAAATCCATCTCAGCAGCATCTCCCCTGGCTCTCTGTCTCCCCTCTGCTTCCCACGCCTCGCCACCTTCTCGACGCGCGTGTGTGCAACTGCGAGGCTCCGTCGACGACGAGCTCGTAGAACTAAGACGGCCCCGCAACCCACGCGCGTCGGCGCCGCCATGGTGATCTCGGTGGCCACTCCCCGGCGCTCCACCTCCATACGCGACGCCGTGCTGGGCGGcgtgctcggcggcggcgggcgccaGCTGTACCAGCCCCTCCGCTGCGCCTTCTACGACGGCACAGCCgggggcggtggcggtggcttaCCCGGGGACGGCCTGTCCGCCGCGCTCTCCGAGGAGCCCGCCCGCGTCTCCGCTGCCGGCGGCGGCAATAAGCAGAAGCAGGCGGCGAGGAACGTGCTGATCCTGATGAGCGACACCGGCGGCGGCCACCGCGCGTCGGCTGAGGCCCTCCGCGATGCCTTCCGCATCGAGTTCGGCGACACCTACAAGGTTCGTCGTCgtctctgccagcccaatgctCCTGGATAGTCCTTGTGAACTCTTTTGAATTCTTTCTTCGAGAAGAAGAAATCGATCGACGATCGAGCTCCAAATTCTTCAGCGAACATTTTTGCGGTTTTTCCCCCTAACAAAACAAACACTGGATTGGATGGATGGAATGTGAAGTCGATACATTAGTTTGGTGATTGAATTGCTTGGCGGCAGGTGTTCGTGACGGATTTGGGGAAGGAGTACGGCGGGTGGCCGCTGAACGACATGGAGCGGTCGTACAAGTTCATGATCCGACATGTGAGGCTCTGGAAGGTGGCGTTCCACGGCACCTCCCCGCGATGGGTGCACGGCATGTACCTCGCCGCGCTTGCCTACTACTACGCCAAGTACGCTCGATTCCACAGCCACAGCATTGCATGCAATCGTGCATTGCCTGATCATATTAACTTTGAGCATCATTTGTTCCTTTTGCTACATCTGCTGAtcttcttgtttagtttcattttCTCATTGGTTTAATACATCCTTGATTGTTGAGctgtatatacacacacatgttCTGAATATCGACGCTGGATGCAGCGAGGTGGTGGCTGGGATCATGAAGTACGAGCCGGACATCATCATCAGCGTGCACCCGCTGATGCAGCACATCCCGCTGTGGGTGCTCAAGTGGCAGAGCCTACACCCCAAGGTGCCCTTCGTCACCGTCATCACCGACCTCAACACCTGCCACCCGACATGGTATATATGCATGCTAATTGCTAACCACTAATCATGTGCAGTGCTTGACTGCTTGTCTTGCTGACATGAATACCATCGACATCGATCAATACTGGGTTTGGTTCAGGTTCCACCACGGCGTGACAAGGTGCTATTGCCCATCCACCGAGGTGGCGAACAGGGCCCTGCTCCGGGGCCTCGGCCCGTCCCAGGTCCGCGTCTTCGGGCTTCCCATCCGGCCCTCCTTCTGCCGCGCCGTGCTCGACAAGGTCCGAATTCTGATCGATCGATCTGCATTGCCTTGCTTGCCTGGAacgccggcggccggcggcttACCTTACCTCTCTCTGCTGGCTGGCATGGTTCACACTTCACAGGATGAGGTGAGGAAAGAGCTTGGACTGGATCCTCAGCTGCCGGCTGTTCTACTGATGGGAGGCGGCGAGGGGATGGGTCCGGTGGAAGAGACCGCGAGGGCCCTCGGCGAGGAGCTCTACGACCACCGGAGACGGCGCCGGGTGGGGCAGGTCGTTGTCATATGCGGCAGGAACCAGGCGCTGCGATCCACCCTGCAGTCCCTCAGATGGAAGGTCCCTGTCAAGGTAGGTACCATGCATGAGAATGACTGAATATGCCGTATCTGGAGCATGACGATGCCATGTTCAGAATCTTCAGATGCGCATTTCAGATGGATATATATACCTCTGCATATTTACGGTTTGGAAATTGGAACTGCTGGTTGTGGTTGCCTGAAGTCTCAAGCTTATTTTGTCTTCATGTATCAGATCAGAGGGTTCGAAACACAGATGGAGAAGTGGATGGCCGCCTGCGACTGCATCATCACAAAAGTTTGTCCTTGGCTTGTGACGCTCCGAGTCATCTGATCTGATGACTGTTTATTTAGGAGTACTATTTGCGTGTGTTTGCAGTGCTACTATTTTGCACTGACTGAATGATGCATGTTTTTCTGGCATTTGCAGGCTGGTCCTGGTACAATTGCAGAGGCACTTATAAGAGGACTTCCTATTATCCTGAACGACTTCATCCCTGGACAGGTCAGTGTCTCTGTCTGCATTTCAGTATATATATCGTAGAATTTTCAGCCTTCCTCTACTACTCCATCAAGTGGCAGCATCACTAATTTGGTTTGCTGAAATTACTCTTAAGTTAGGTGGGCTGACTAGTTCTACAAGTATATATGCCACTTGAGAGTGACTGTTTCTGTATTTTATTGGTTTTTCTTATACCTTACCTCACCCTGAACTGTTTGTAAATTGGTTCTTTCCATCATTGTATAAGCATTGCAAATCAATAGCTTTCGCTCTTATTATGCAGGAAGTTGGAAACGTGCCTTATGTCGTGGACAACGGTGCCGGTGTGTTCTCGAAGGACCCAAGGGAGGCTGCAAGACAGGTTGTCCGCTGGTTCAGCACAGATGAGGATGAGCTCAAGAGATACTCACGTAACGCGCTGAAGCTAGCACAACCCGAAGCCGTGTTCCACATCGTAAAGGACATCCACAAGCTCCAGCAACAGCCAGCTGCGGTTACCCGGATCCCCTACTCGTTGACCTCATCGTTTCCTTACCATATATGAATTCAAGGATACTCTTACAGTTACATATTCTGCCATATACTGGGTATTATG
This window of the Sorghum bicolor cultivar BTx623 chromosome 7, Sorghum_bicolor_NCBIv3, whole genome shotgun sequence genome carries:
- the LOC8055185 gene encoding uncharacterized protein LOC8055185 isoform X1 translates to MHIASHWIWFGFGWRQFVLAGSVAVAGERTAVGAAQRWWIGEYRSHPPCRSWQEGRQQQQERGGEMVLCAQQLQLPTAPLHTLRQAGRSVIPLPRPHRRSRRTIAAMASASSGTPSPVVLGCGGISIDYLATVASFPNPDDKIRSLALKMQGGGNTGNALTAAARLGLRPRIISKVANDAQGRSILNELQSDGVDTSYILVSENGNSPFTYIIVDEQTKTRTCIHTPGSPPMVPEELTEANLSSALDGVDIVYFDVRLHDTALLVAEEASQRKIPILIDAERKREGLDELLNFASYVVCTAKFPQAWTGASSIPAALVSMLSRLPNIKFVIVTLGEKGCLMLERSTTDASEAGEIDAEALFESLEKKVDQSSTIPKCIASKSNLRISTDGVGSISGRLLLGTAEVIPPGELVDTTGAGDAFIGAVLYGLCTGMPPERMLPFAAQVAGCGCRGLGARSSLPHVTDPRLAGY
- the LOC8055185 gene encoding uncharacterized protein LOC8055185 isoform X2, with protein sequence MHIASHWIWFGFGWRQFVLAGSVAVAGERTAVGAAQRWWIGEYRSHPPCRSWQEGRQQQQERGGEMVLCAQQLQLPTAPLHTLRQAGRSVIPLPRPHRRSRRTIAAMASASSGTPSPVVLGCGGISIDYLATVASFPNPDDKIRSLALKMQGGGNTGNALTAAARLGLRPRIISKVANDAQGRSILNELQSDGVDTSYILVSENGNSPFTYIIVDEQTKTRTCIHTPGSPPMVPEELTEANLSSALDGVDIVYFDVRLHDTALLVAEEASQRKIPILIDAERKREGLDELLNFASYVVCTAKFPQAWTGASSIPAALVSMLSRLPNIKFVIVTLGEKGCLMLERSTTDASEAGEIDAEALFESLEKKVDQSSTIPKCIASKV
- the LOC8055186 gene encoding probable monogalactosyldiacylglycerol synthase 2, chloroplastic; translation: MVISVATPRRSTSIRDAVLGGVLGGGGRQLYQPLRCAFYDGTAGGGGGGLPGDGLSAALSEEPARVSAAGGGNKQKQAARNVLILMSDTGGGHRASAEALRDAFRIEFGDTYKVFVTDLGKEYGGWPLNDMERSYKFMIRHVRLWKVAFHGTSPRWVHGMYLAALAYYYANEVVAGIMKYEPDIIISVHPLMQHIPLWVLKWQSLHPKVPFVTVITDLNTCHPTWFHHGVTRCYCPSTEVANRALLRGLGPSQVRVFGLPIRPSFCRAVLDKDEVRKELGLDPQLPAVLLMGGGEGMGPVEETARALGEELYDHRRRRRVGQVVVICGRNQALRSTLQSLRWKVPVKIRGFETQMEKWMAACDCIITKAGPGTIAEALIRGLPIILNDFIPGQEVGNVPYVVDNGAGVFSKDPREAARQVVRWFSTDEDELKRYSRNALKLAQPEAVFHIVKDIHKLQQQPAAVTRIPYSLTSSFPYHI